One region of Rana temporaria chromosome 9, aRanTem1.1, whole genome shotgun sequence genomic DNA includes:
- the LOC120914534 gene encoding olfactory receptor 6B1-like, protein MSNQSSISKFLLAGFSACQDCQIPIFSVFLLIYIITILENMSIVLLVIQDRKLWKPMYISIGNLSFLETGYVNVTLPNMLFNIITGNNEISFSGCLAQLFFFVFLCAAECYLLATMAYDRYIAICMPLQYPVIMQEWYIWCLLLSSWSAGFCTPVYPIYLFYQMNFCGSNKIDHYFCDASPLLKLACGNIKTEELVDFFIAAFVLLSSLLVISISYICIAQTILKMPSSNGRQKAFSTCTSHLTVVCIFYGSLCFTYMRVTPDSISASDKLVSVLYLVITPLFNPIIYTLRNRDVKLSLQNVLANHSKTLNKQFH, encoded by the coding sequence ATGTCAAACCAGTCATCAATAAGCAAGTTCCTCCTGGCTGGTTTTTCTGCCTGCCAAGACTGCCAGATACCCATCTTTTCTGTATTCcttttaatttatattattacGATCTTAGAAAACATGAGCATCGTGTTATTGGTCATACAAGACCGCAAACTTTGGAAGCCCATGTATATATCTATAGGAAATCTTTCCTTCTTGGAGACTGGATATGTCAATGTTACACTTCCCAATATGTTATTCAACATCATCACAGGAAATAATGAAATATCATTTAGTGGATGTTTGGCTCAGTTGTTCTTCTTTGTCTTTCTGTGTGCCGCTGAGTGCTATCTCCTGGCCACCATGGCCTATGACCGTTACATAGCAATCTGTATGCCACTACAATACCCTGTCATAATGCAAGAATGGTATATTTGGTGCCTCCTTTTAAGTTCTTGGTCTGCTGGGTTTTGTACACCAGTTTATCCAATCTATCTTTTTTATCAGATGAATTTTTGTGGATCCAATAAAATAGATCATTACTTTTGTGATGCTTCTCCACTGTTAAAGCTGGCTTGTGGGAATATCAAAACTGAAGAACTTGTTGACTTCTTTATAGCTGCATTTGTTCTTCTTAGCTCATTGCTGGTTATCTCCATCTCTTACATCTGCATCGCGCAGACTATCCTAAAGATGCCTTCTTCCAATGGTCGTCAGAAAGCATTCTCCACATGTACGTCCCATCTGACTGTAGTCTGCATCTTTTATGGAAGTCTGTGCTTTACATACATGCGGGTCACACCAGATTCTATCAGTGCATCGGACAAGCTTGTGTCTGTTTTATATCTTGTTATCACACCTCTGTTTAATCCAATCATTTATACACTAAGAAACCGTGATGTAAAGCTTTCACTGCAAAATGTCCTTGCAAATCATTCAAAAACATTGAACAAACAATTTCACTGA